NNNNNNNNNNNNNNNNNNNNNNNNNNNNNNNNNNNNNNNNNNNNNNNNNNNNNNNNNNNNNNNNNNNNNNNNNNNNNNNNNNNNNNNNNNNNNNNNNNNNNNNNNNNNNNNNNNNNNNNNNNNNNNNNNNNNNNNNNNNNNNNNNNNNNNNNNNNNNNNNNNNNNNNNNNNNNNNNNNNNNNNNNNNNNNNNNNNNNNNNNNNNNNNNNNNNNNNNNNNNNNNNNNNNNNNNNNNNNNNNNNNNNNNNNNNNNNNNNNNNNNNNNNNNNNNNNNNNNNNNNNNNNNNNNNNNNNNNNNNNNNNNNNNNNNNNNNNNNNNNNNNNNNNNNNNNNNNNNNNNNNNNNNNNNNNNNNNNNNNNNNNNNNNNNNNNNNNNNNNNNNNNNNNNNNNNNNNNNNNNNNNNNNNNNNNNNNNNNNNNNNNNNNNNNNNNNNNNNNNNNNNNNNNNNNNNNNNNNNNNNNNNNNNNNNNNNNNNNNNNNNNNNNNNNNNNNNNNNNNNNNNNNNNNNNNNNNNNNNNNNNNNNNNNNNNNNNNNNNNNNNNNNNNNNNNNNNNNNNNNNNNNNNNNNNNNNNNNNNNNNNNNNNNNNNNNNNNNNNNNNNNNNNNNNNNNNNNNNNNNNNNNNNNNNNNNNNNNNNNNNNNNNNNNNNNNNNNNNNNNNNNNNNNNNNNNNNNNNNNNNNNNNNNNNNNNNNNNNNNNNNNNNNNNNNNNNNNNNNNNNNNNNNNNNNNNNNNNNNNNNNNNNNNNNNNNNNNNNNNNNNNNNNNNNNNNNNNNNNNNNNNNNNNNNNNNNNNNNNNNNNNNNNNNNNNNNNNNNNNNNNNNNNNNNNNNNNNNNNNNNNNNNNNNNNNNNNNNNNNNNNNNNNNNNNNNNNNNNNNNNNNNNNNNNNNNNNNNNNNNNNNNNNNNNNNNNNNNNNNNNNNNNNNNNNNNNNNNNNNNNNNNNNNNNNNNNNNNNNNNNNNNNNNNNNNNNNNNNNNNNNNNNNNNNNNNNNNNNNNNNNNNNNNNNNNNNNNNNNNNNNNNNNNNNNNNNNNNNNNNNNNNNNNNNNNNNNNNNNNNNNNNNNNNNNNNNNNNNNNNNNNNNNNNNNNNNNNNNNNNNNNNNNNNNNNNNNNNNNNNNNNNNNNNNNNNNNNNNNNNNNNNNNNNNNNNNNNNNNNNNNNNNNNNNNNNNNNNNNNNNNNNNNNNNNNNNNNNNNNNNNNNNNNNNNNNNNNNNNNNNNNNNNNNNNNNNNNNNNNNNNNNNNNNNNNNNNNNNNNNNNNNNNNNNNNNNNNNNNNNNNNNNNNNNNNNNNNNNNNNNNNNNNNNNNNNNNNNNNNNNNNNNNNNNNNNNNNNNNNNNNNNNNNNNNNNNNNNNNNNNNNNNNNNNNNNNNNNNNNNNNNNNNNNNNNNNNNNNNNNNNNNNNNNNNNNNNNNNNNNNNNNNNNNNNNNNNNNNNNNNNNNNNNNNNNNNNNNNNNNNNNNNNNNNNNNNNNNNNNNNNNNNNNNNNNNNNNNNNNNNNNNNNNNNNNNNNNNNNNNNNNNNNNNNNNNNNNNNNNNNNNNNNNNNNNNNNNNNNNNNNNNNNNNNNNNNNNNNNNNNNNNNNNNNNNNNNNNNNNNNNNNNNNNNNNNNNNNNNNNNNNNNNNNNNNNNNNNNNNNNNNNNNNNNNNNNNNNNNNNNNNNNNNNNNNNNNNNNNNNNNNNNNNNNNNNNNNNNNNNNNNNNNNNNNNNNNNNNNNNNNNNNNNNNNNNNNNNNNNNNNNNNNNNNNNNNNNNNNNNNNNNNNNNNNNNNNNNNNNNNNNNNNNNNNNNNNNNNNNNNNNNNNNNNNNNNNNNNNNNNNNNNNNNNNNNNNNNNNNNNNNNNNNNNNNNNNNNNNNNNNNNNNNNNNNNNNNNNNNNNNNNNNNNNNNNNNNNNNNNNNNNNNNNNNNNNNNNNNNNNNNNNNNNNNNNNNNNNNNNNNNNNNNNNNNNNNNNNNNNNNNNNNNNNNNNNNNNNNNNNNNNNNNNNNNNNNNNNNNNNNNNNNNNNNNNNNNNNNNNNNNNNNNNNNNNNNNNNNNNNNNNNNNNNNNNNNNNNNNNNNNNNNNNNNNNNNNNNNNNNNNNNNNNNNNNNNNNNNNNNNNNNNNNNNNNNNNNNNNNNNNNNNNNNNNNNNNNNNNNNNNNNNNNNNNNNNNNNNNNNNNNNNNNNNNNNNNNNNNNNNNNNNNNNNNNNNNNNNNNNNNNNNNNNNNNNNNNNNNNNNNNNNNNNNNNNNNNNNNNNNNNNNNNNNNNNNNNNNNNNNNNNNNNNNNNNNNNNNNNNNNNNNNNNNNNNNNNNNNNNNNNNNNNNNNNNNNNNNNNNNNNNNNNNNNNNNNNNNNNNNNNNNNNNNNNNNNNNNNNNNNNNNNNNNNNNNNNNNNNNNNNNNNNNNNNNNNNNNNNNNNNNNNNNNNNNNNNNNNNNNNNNNNNNNNNNNNNNNNNNNNNNNNNNNNNNNNNNNNNNNNNNNNNNNNNNNNNNNNNNNNNNNNNNNNNNNNNNNNNNNNNNNNNNNNNNNNNNNNNNNNNNNNNNNNNNNNNNNNNNNNNNNNNNNNNNNNNNNNNNNNNNNNNNNNNNNNNNNNNNNNNNNNNNNNNNNNNNNNNNNNNNNNNNNNNNNNNNNNNNNNNNNNNNNNNNNNNNNNNNNNNNNNNNNNNNNNNNNNNNNNNNNNNNNNNNNNNNNNNNNNNNNNNNNNNNNNNNNNNNNNNNNNNNNNNNNNNNNNNNNNNNNNNNNNNNNNNNNNNNNNNNNNNNNNNNNNNNNNNNNNNNNNNNNNNNNNNNNNNNNNNNNNNNNNNNNNNNNNNNNNNNNNNNNNNNNNNNNNNNNNNNNNNNNNNNNNNNNNNNNNNNNNNNNNNNNNNNNNNNNNNNNNNNNNNNNNNNNNNNNNNNNNNNNNNNNNNNNNNNNNNNNNNNNNNNNNNNNNNNNNNNNNNNNNNNNNNNNNNNNNNNNNNNNNNNNNNNNNNNNNNNNNNNNNNNNNNNNNNNNNNNNNNNNNNNNNNNNNNNNNNNNNNNNNNNNNNNNNNNNNNNNNNNNNNNNNNNNNNNNNNNNNNNNNNNNNNNNNNNNNNNNNNNNNNNNNNNNNNNNNNNNNNNNNNNNNNNNNNNNNNNNNNNNNNNNNNNNNNNNNNNNNNNNNNNNNNNNNNNNNNNNNNNNNNNNNNNNNNNNNNNNNNNNNNNNNNNNNNNNNNNNNNNNNNNNNNNNNNNNNNNNNNNNNNNNNNNNNNNNNNNNNNNNNNNNNNNNNNNNNNNNNNNNNNNNNNNNNNNNNNNNNNNNNNNNNNNNNNNNNNNNNNNNNNNNNNNNNNNNNNNNNNNNNNNNNNNNNNNNNNNNNNNNNNNNNNNNNNNNNNNNNNNNNNNNNNNNNNNNNccccctccctcccaggctctcaagcctgggacggagggggagcagcggtgcgcgaaacggccgctcgggatctccccctccctcccaggtttgagagcctgggagggagggggagaccccgagccacCGCGgcgtgcaaaacagctgattcgcgcgccgctgctccccctccctcccaggctctcaagcctgggagggagggcgagtagcggtgcgtgaatcagctgtttcacacgcCATGGCAGCAGccgcggaggtgagctagggcggccggggcacatttttaggggtggcattctggcgccggccatgccgtccctaaaaatgtgccaccccaagcaccagcttgttttgctggtgcctactGCCGGCCCTGGTTGGCCTGCCTGCTGTTTTTTTATTTGAGCTTTTCATGGGCATTTATACGAAATTCAATcacaaatatacaaaaaaaaatacacatgctTAGAGACGGATAACCTCCCTTTTGCTTCTCAGTATTGACAGCCTCAAGCATTGAATAATCATGAGTCAGTtctcaaaatcatgagatcagcataacaaaatttttaaataatacattgtgAATTCTTagtttgccttctggttttgagtCTTTGGGAACACGCTtcctgttttcaagtttttctctgcaaacatAAGGGCttgaaactttctttttttaaatggaagctgatgGTGATCTCAACATAGTCtgtattcaaaacaaaacaaaaatgcaatagTATTAGGGAATGAGTAGattgcactttaaaaaacacCCTTGGTACAGCAAGGTCTCCACACATCAACGGTTACACATTAATTCACATGCCTCCAGCTCCTCTTTCAGTCTCCAATAAGTGCAACTTAACAGAGCAAATCTAAGTACAAAATGTTTAGCTGAACTGCAATTGCCTTGGTCAATCTCCTAGATTATGGTGAGGTTCAACTTTTATTTGCAGTACCTTTCTATCAGAAAGGTAAACACCACCAGTACATTAAGCTCTTAGACATCCACAAAGCTTCCACTCATCCACTGCAAATCCTCATCTGACTCCTAAGTCTCTTATACAATAACCCATTTCCTAATCAGGATTGATGTACAATATTTGTTGTAAAATATTCTGTGACTTCAGAAgcgtgattttcaaaagtgatgtgaTGAGCACCCAatggctcccactgatttcagttggtcAGAATGTCTGAAAAACAGGCCTTCAATttagataaataaatagatatgGGAACCTAACTTTAAGTGGGGGGAGACGAACACTTTTATACCAAGATTTTTAAAtactagatttttatttttcttaataatCTCTCTCCTGTAGCTCCTTTTCAACATAGAGAACATGGTGCCAAAGTTGATCATATGGATGTAAGGCATAGGCTGCAGCCTACCAAGCTTCATCTTTGCAGTACCCTATTTTTCTCCTCTGTATTTTTGTTGTAACTTTctttaatattgttttatttttcagattaacATTGATAGTCCTGCAAGGGAAGCTATTATCAGGAATATTCAAGAACCAACTCAATCCTGTTTTGATGAAGCTCAGAGAATAGTTTACATGCACATGGAAAGGGATTCATATCCCAGGTTTCTTGGATCAGAAATCTATCAGAAACTCAAACACAGGCCTTCAGACTGACAGCAATGATTCAATACATTAAAGAGGGAGACTAAGGATTTAGCAGAAGAGACTTCCTTCTGGTTTATTAATGTTTTCAAATggtaaaagaagaacagaagaaaTCAGCCAATGGATGAATTTTCCTTACAAAGAATGGTAGTTTGTTCTTATGCAGATATTAAAGCTGAACATAAAATACTTTCCACCCTCCACCTCCTCagtgaaatatttcagctttATGTCAAAAAATTGAAAGCCACTTTTAGTTCACCTCAGTCTGTCTggaatttaaaaagtcattacGGGGAAGAAACCTAGGACCCCACACACTTACCACAATCCATGGGAAATTAGCTGCCTCTTGTCCTTCTCCTACCAGCCAGGGAAGACTAGTTCCACATCCTCATCAACATCCATCACTATCCAAGGGAAGCCACCATCTGTGTTAGAAATAAAAGTGCTGCGGTTTAGAATGATAGTTACTGTACCGTATTGTAAACTCTATAATTCACAAACTAAAATTCAGCACATTGCCCAGTTAATCAGCTAAACAGTCTCAAGTGTAAAGAGAAACACATGCACATTACATTTGATTACACAAAAAATACATCAGTTTTCAGCAGGCTCCAAGGATAGTTGTAATTGTATCCAGGCGTATTTAAGCTACTGTGCATTTTGTGCCCAAATGCTCTTGGATTAATAAAGTAAGATACAAAGCAGGTTGTTAAACCTTAGAGGAGAGATATGGAATGCTTTTGTTTAATAAGTCATGTTGGGAACAGCTTCATAAATCTGGCTAGCCAGGTGCAGATGGTAGAAAATAAACACCTAGATTAGTTCTGCATGACTTGTGTTTTCACAGCGCCGTACGACGTTTATTATGGATAGCCCTATATTTCATGCCACTCACATTTTGGCAGATTCACCTGATCTGCCTGTTCACTGCACTATTCAAAGTATAGCTTTTGCCCCTTTATAATTAGATTGTTTACATCACTATCAGGCCCTCACCCAACAAACGTatccaaatgaaaacatttcttgtAAATCTTTCATATAAAAAACCTAGAGGGGAAACAATGGACTACTGTGAGCTGTTCATTAAAAGAATAGGGCATGCTGCTAGTTTGGATAAACAGAATACAAATCCTTCTCTTGGATAATGGATTGGATTAGTGAGGGGTGCTATCCCAAATTATAAGATAAGATACTACTAGTTTTCACCTGAGCGTTACATGTTCTAATGTCTAAACTAATTATaagctctctcacacacactaaaTCATAAGTGATTCTGTTTATAACTAAAGCTTCTCAAGTctcttttaaatcaatattttccaATATAAAAATCAGGCTGTAATCACGTCCAATCTGACAAACTAAGCATTGGTGATCTGTATGCATTTGGGAGATCTTCAACAGAAATCTAGGTGCTACAGGGAGAGTTGCTGATGTTGTAGGTGGCCTTCTCCATCTGTACCGACCTAATGCCCCAGCACTGTATTGAAGCATATTGTGTTGTTGAGGTCCCAGCATTCAGAGCAAATGTAACTCCCTTAGTTTGCAAAGGCTTTGTAGAGATCCCAAGACATGCATTGCACAAACAGGAATGATACAtttgtgtcctggccaaattccaatgtTGGTAAATTACTTTCAGCCTACACACAATTCTCACACAAATAGGTGTGGCATTATTGCTCCCTTGTGTCTGGGTGCTGCATAGTGGTTGCAGTGGCACATCCTCCATGTTATCTCTTAGCTGTCTCTTCTACTTGACTGTTTCTCCTCCTGCATGACACACTAAGACCCATCCTGCCGTTACTGTATTGGGTATTCCATTCTTAATAGCCCATAGCCATTATCATAGGTCTATCATTCTCTGGATACTTCCCCAACTCCATATTTGATATCCTCTCTCCTCCACGGTCAACAACCAGCCTGGCTCAGCATTTTATTTGAGAGAGCCTGTCTGCTTCCTTTTCGCTGTTAGAAACTACTCTGTATCTGCCATGTGTCCTCAGCTGCTGCTAGTCCAGCTCCTTTTGGCCTCTGCTCAGGCTGGTTTTTCATTTGGGATTCATGTGGGCTACTTTTTGTTAGTAAAACTATGCTCCAAGAGGGAGGACTTGCTAATCTTACAACAAGTGTGTCACTTTTAGTTTGAGGTGGGTATGGACCAGTTTACATTTTAGGGAGATCACCTACAATGATTGCTTCCAAGTTCATGGTACAAGGACCACACTACCAAGTTTCTGAAAGAGTTAAATGTACCATAACTGATACCCATAGTGGGGTTGCTTACAGTAGTGCGGTGAGGCTGGGGCCATTCACAATACAACATCCCTCACACTTGGGAAAGAAAGTGGTCCATAGGGATGACTATGAAAAGTTACAGTTAATAATCAGTATTATTTTTTGGCCTAAAACATGCTCATCTTACAGTTATTTTATTCAAGATACATTTAAAATTCCTCTTTCTAGAATGAAACTTTAGGGTTTGTCTATTTAGTATTCAAGTGCAGAGACTTCTGTCAGGAAATGACTAAAGGTTTCGGAGTTTATTTCTTTTCTCTATTAAACAGCTTAGTCCTATGAACTGGAAACATGGCAATTTATTTCTCTCTGGATTCCCTTTCCTCATTAGTGGATGAACAATCACAATGCTTTTCATCAGGTCGTACGGTTCATAATAACAGTAACTAATGGCAGCAAGAACAAACCACTGACTTCATGCATTTATCATTGTCAGTAGTAGCACTTGAACAGCTAGTTTAGATATACTTTCCATTTGCGTACAGCATTCAGAAGTATATGTCAACATTAATCATTATCAGTTGAAGGACTACTgttaagaaagaaaatgaaatctaAAAACCTGTAACCTTAGTAGTCACTTCTCCCTCTTTATTCTTCAACTGTTTACTTAACAGATAAGAACAAAAGTAAAAGATTTGAAGTGATAAATATGGCAAATATTCAAACACAATGTAAGAGATTAATAAGTATGTCAAGTTAAATTCAGGTCACACAACCAGCTAAATGGATGCTGTcaagattaaatattttaaaaatccttatcTCTGATACCAGTTAACACCTTAAATTATTAAATGCTAACCTAAAAGCATTAACAATCAAGTTGATATTTATCCTCCTTATTTAGGTGGCACTTTCTGCCAGGCAACTGAAAAGAGCTGTCATCCTGTtttctgagtattcatctttaaaTATAGAGCAGTCTCCTTGTCTGTTGCAAGGGCAACTGTGACACAGCCCCCATTTTGTGTTCCTCTCCAATGTAGAATGTTATCAAACAAGTCACCATGAAGCCTAAGCAGGCGCAGACACAGCGAACTGATCCTGCAGTTAAATTAGGTGTTGATTGTTTCTCACTGACCTACCATACATTAAGTAGTACAGTTCACTAGCATAGTGCCACCACCACAGAGAAATGTTAAATATATGGTAgctattttcttaaaataataagAACATTTCCATTTGGGGAAATCTCGTCATTAACTTCACTTTCAGGCCTAAATGAAAATTCTATCACTTATTCCTCCTCTTTAAAGTGACATCTTCAGGGCCGCCCagatgggggggcaagtggggccaTTTTCCCCAGGCCACAGGCCCAACAGGGGCACCCACGAGAAGGGCTGAGGCTCCCCCTAACCCCCGCCATCCCTCCGGCACCTCAGCGCACGTGTCCAGGAGCatccctggacagcgctgcagccacGTGCCTCCGGCGGGGCCTGAACTCCTCCCCGCTCAGAGCCGCGTGGTaatggggcggggctgcgagctccaggcCGAGCGGCAGGAGCTCCGGTCCCaatggagctcacagccccacccccttaccaggcAGCTCTGAGcggggaggggctcaggccccGCCGGAGGCACgcggctgcagcgctgtccagggacGCACCTGAAGGCgcacgctgaggctccgggagagtgGGTAAGCGGCCAGGGCTGGActgggggttggataaggggcaggaagtCTCGGGCAGGGAGTCCGGGGGACTGAAGAGTCCTTTTACCTCTGTACTATAGTTACACTGTTGAGGTTTGCACCAAAGTAGCTAATGCCCAGTCAGTGTTTCCATCATAATCAAGGCTTCAATGAGGGTGTTAATAGAATTTCTCTGCCTTGAAATTTGGTATGAAAAGATATAGGGACTAGATAGCCATGGAGGTTGCTGGACTTGCCTTTTCATCTCTTGAGATCCAGGACCAGCTGGTGCACAGGAGTGCATTCTTGGGGAATTATTAATGTTGCAACAGAACCTAGAGACCACAagtaagatcagggccccatgatgctaggcactgtacagacacccTGCCCCACAACACTTCTTATCTGAATGGACAAGACCAACAAAGAaagatttatttccattttagagatggggaactgaggcctggGCTATAAAATGACTTGCCTCAGGCGAGACAGAAATTCTGTGACAGCCAGAATTGAGCACACATCGCGCAAACTCCAAACCAGctccttaaccacaaaaccatgctTTCTTTCTGGGGGTTCTCTGTTACTATTCCAAATCCAAAACGAAGCTGAGGTgcttttccctgccactgcagacaTTTACTCTCTCTCTGCATGTGATAAAGCATCGCTGCCAGAGATGACTCAACCCCGGGGCTCATAAAATACTTCTCAAGATCAAATACTTTGCTTGTGGAATGGAGCAGATTGGATCAAGCATTTGGAGTTTAAACACAGCAACCCACCCAGTCCTAGgacctagagctggtcagaagtaTTCCGGTGAAGTGTTTCTTTGAAGTTTAGCATTTGTTGAAATACAAGTGTTTTGCGGAGTTGGTTTGGTTTCAGTTAAACCTGCCTGGTTTTCTGCCAGGTCACCTGCTTGGCTCCTAACAACCCAcctgccagactggctcagaaTCCAGGGCTCCATTCTCCCTATTGAAATCCTCTGCAAAATAGAATTTCCTTCTCCACTCAGCTCAACAAGGGACcgggggggagaaagaggttggataaggggcagggagtcccggggacagggagagggcagaggttcttgggggggcggtcaggggacggggaagggggggttggatcgtGGGCATTCGGGGGTCTTTTAGGACTcggtgggggggtggataggggtcggggcagtcaggggacagggagcgggggggcatTGGTGGGCGGTAtcgggggggcggtcaggggataaggagcaggatgggtcgggattcggggggggcagtcagggggcaggtaGTGGATgcgggttggatagggggcagggccaggctgtttggggaggcacagccttccctaccctaaagctcattcagcagtttgaggcttgcagacagctaCTTAACACCaagagccaagctgttatcttttcccttttccctacatttaatttcatacggagattcatgtcaggggagggtagcttcatttaaaattagccactttagattaacagtgatagagccaagagagccatgggggagggcagggccagctttaggccgattcagccaattcggctgaattgggccccgcgccaagagggccccgtgctgcagctctccaccccgcccccagctcacttccccctcctcccctcccctgaacgctccgccctctcccctgcttcccgcgaatcaaagaTTTGCGGGAAGTCtaaaaagaagcaggggcgggccggcagcacaaggtaagctggggtggtgggggcgcgagaagggctccggggaggcgcggcccgttcccgcaggccccagcggctctggtctggcttggctccagcccggcccccgcggcccggcccggctccggctccggctcagCTCGGCCCCCGCGGCCCGGCCCgggtcggctccggcccggtccccgcggctcgggtcggctctggcccggtccccgcggcgcaGCGCGGGTCTCCCCCGTCCGTCCGTCCCCGGCGCGGCGCGGGTCTCCCCCGTCTCCCCCGGCGCGGCGCGGGTCTCCCCCGTCTCCCCCGGCGCGGCGTgggtctttcccccccccccggcgcggcCCCCGCAGCGCGGCTCCGGGTTGGAGCCAAGCCCGGCAACCCCGGCCAGAGcacggctcgattcctgggggcggggcttgcagcaagccccgcccccaggaatcgggccccgctcttgctaaagccggccctgggggagggatcacatgagaagagcaatatctaCACCACCtatctccttcccaaccctaccaagggagacccccccccacccctgcattccccgaggctccagaggggttaattcagtggttctcaaacttttgtactggtgacccctttcacatagcaaacctttGAGTGCAcctccccccccttataaattaaaaacactttttaatatatttaacaccattataaatgctggaggcaaaacaggatttgaggtggaggctgacagcttgcgacccccagtaataacctcatgaccccctgaggggtcccaacccccagtttgagaacccctgggttaatttaattttagcactctgtgtccattcacatgcatgtgctagtttcagcatttcagttttcacaacataggctcatcccagattctggaacaagctca
This DNA window, taken from Trachemys scripta elegans isolate TJP31775 chromosome 8, CAS_Tse_1.0, whole genome shotgun sequence, encodes the following:
- the LOC117882088 gene encoding regulator of G-protein signaling 13-like → MSPNICCLCKLFREDENGITSKVSLEEVLQWSQSFETLMTTKSPFQHREHGAKVDHMDINIDSPAREAIIRNIQEPTQSCFDEAQRIVYMHMERDSYPRFLGSEIYQKLKHRPSD